From the genome of Eucalyptus grandis isolate ANBG69807.140 chromosome 2, ASM1654582v1, whole genome shotgun sequence, one region includes:
- the LOC104433191 gene encoding heavy metal-associated isoprenylated plant protein 21 codes for MGALDFLSDFCTISTPRKKRKPMQTVEIKVKMDCDGCERRVKSVVSSMKGVKSVEVNRKQSRVTVRGHVEPNKVLQRVKSTGKKAELWPYIPYNLVAYPYVAQAYDKKAPAGYVKNVAQALPSPTAPGERFVTLFSDENPNACSIM; via the exons atgggggCTCTTGATTTTTTATCAGATTTTTGTACCATTTCTACCCCAAGAAAGAAGCGCAAGCCGATGCAG ACAGTTGAAATCAAGGTGAAAATGGACTGCGATGGCTGCGAGAGGAGAGTGAAAAGCGTTGTTTCGTCCATGAAAG GAGTGAAATCGGTGGAGGTGAACAGGAAGCAGAGCCGGGTGACGGTTCGGGGGCATGTGGAGCCAAACAAGGTCTTACAGAGGGTGAAGAGCACGGGAAAGAAGGCGGAGCTATGGCCCTACATCCCTTACAACTTGGTGGCTTACCCGTACGTAGCTCAGGCTTATGACAAGAAGGCGCCTGCCGGCTATGTCAAGAACGTGGCCCAAGCCCTTCCTAGCCCGACCGCTCCTGGCGAACGGTTTGTCACGCTCTTCAGTGATGAGAACCCCAATGCTTGTTCCATCATGTGA
- the LOC104433190 gene encoding ABC transporter G family member 7, whose protein sequence is MMVGLGAKKVGQIASFGGKGAGQVLAAAAVALLIRLFSGPGPALPPEHDEPGRSDGDGGGDGDGGGDGDGGGEAPAAGGVRPVTIRWRSITCSVSDKSSKSVRFLLNNLSGEAKPGRLLAIMGPSGSGKTTLLNVLAGQLVASPRLHLSGLLEFNGQPRANKPYKFAYIRQDDLFFSQLTVRETLSLAAELQLSEDYSVDEREKYVNNLLFKLGLVSCAETRVGDAKVRGISGGEKKRLSLACELIASPSVIFADEPTTGLDAFQAEKVMETLRQLAEDGHTVICSIHQPRGSVYYKFDDILLLAEGALVYSGPAREEPLAYFSKFGYSCPDHVNPAEFLADLISIDYSSAESVYSSHKRIDGLVESFSQQSSEILYATPLTRREISRNGKKLDKRAAVRSKGGWWRQFWLLLKRAWLQASRDGPTNKVRVNMSIASAIIFGSVFWRMGRSQTSIQDRMGLLQVTAINTAMAALTKTVGVFPKERTIVDRERAKGSYALGPYLLSKLLAEIPIGAAFPLMFGALLYPMARLHPNLCRFGKFCGVVTVESFAASAMGLTVGAMVPTTEAAMALGPSLMTVFIVFGGYYVNADNTPIIFRWIPRFSLIRWAFQGLCINEFSGLKFDHEHSFDIQTGEQALERLSFGGSRIRDTVIAQSRILLFWYYTTYVLLKKNKPRYQQLEYQPLHQSSPQLEDFGLENTKENLQQEPSLSDEVELNQQFESPAVDQIRPFILEGAN, encoded by the exons ATGATGGTGGGGCTTGGCGCGAAGAAGGTCGGCCAGATTGCGAGCTTCGGCGGGAAGGGCGCCGGCCAGGTCCTGGCGGCCGCCGCGGTGGCGCTCCTCATCCGCCTCTTCTCCGGCCCCGGCCCCGCCCTCCCGCCCGAGCACGACGAGCCCGGGCGCtccgacggcgacggcggcggcgacggcgacggcggcggagaCGGCGATGGGGGCGGAGAGGCTCCGGCCGCCGGCGGAGTCCGCCCGGTGACCATACGGTGGCGCAGCATCACGTGCTCCGTCTCCGACAAGTCCTCGAAATCG GTGAGGTTTTTGCTTAACAATTTGAGTGGAGAGGCGAAACCCGGAAGGTTGCTTGCCATCATGGGACCCTCAGGGTCGGGAAAGACCACCTTGCTCAATGTTCTAGCTGGTCAGCTGGTGGCATCGCCCCGATTGCACTTGTCGGGTCTTTTGGAGTTCAATGGACAGCCTAGAGCAAATAAACCTTACAA GTTTGCTTATATACGCCAGGACGATCTTTTCTTCTCGCAATTGACTGTGAGGGAGACACTGTCTCTTGCTGCTGAGCTTCAGTTGTCAGAGGACTATTCTGTGGATGAGAGGGAAAAATATGTGAACAACCTCTTGTTTAAGCTAGGCTTG GTTAGTTGTGCTGAAACCAGGGTTGGTGATGCAAAAGTTCGGGGGATAAGTGGCGGCGAAAAGAAACGTTTATCCCTTGCATGTGAACTAATTGCAAGCCCGTCTGTAATATTTGCAGATGAGCCCACTACAG GACTTGATGCCTTTCAGGCAGAGAAAGTAATGGAGACCCTTCGACAACTTGCAGAGGATGGGCATACAGTAATATGTTCAATACATCAGCCCAGAGGTTCAGTCTATTATAAATTCGACGACATACTGCTGCTAGCAGAGGGTGCGCTTGTCTATTCGGGTCCTGCACGCGAGGAACCTCTGGCGTACTTTTCCAAATTTGG GTATAGCTGCCCAGATCACGTGAATCCTGCAGAATTCTTGGCTGATCTCATATCCATTGACTACAGTTCTGCAGAAAGTGTCTACTCATCTCATAAAAGGATAGATGGTCTTGTTGAATCATTCTCTCAGCAATCATCAGAAATTCTATATGCAACTCCCCTGACCCGAAGGGAGATTTCTAGGAATGGGAAGAAACTTGATAAGAGAGCTGCTGTTAGAAGTAAAGGGGGCTGGTGGAGACAATTCTGGTTGCTCCTTAAACGTGCTTGGTTGCAG GCTTCCCGTGATGGACCAACAAATAAAGTTCGGGTAAATATGTCAATTGCATCAGCCATAATATTTGGCTCAGTCTTTTGGAGAATGGGAAGATCCCAGACATCGATACAAGATAGAATGGGATTGCTTCAG GTTACTGCAATTAATACTGCAATGGCTGCACTTACAAAGACTGTAGGGGTGTTTCCAAAGGAACGCACCATTGTAGATAGAGAGCGGGCAAAGGGGTCATATGCACTGGGACCCTATTTACTCTCCAAACTGTTAGCCGAAATTCCAATTGGAGCAGCATTCCCGCTTATGTTTGGTGCCCTTCTGTATCCCATGGCACGTCTTCATCCAAATTTGTGCAG ATTCGGAAAGTTTTGTGGAGTTGTGACGGTGGAATCATTTGCTGCATCTGCAATGGGACTGACAGTTGGGGCAATGGTTCCAACCACTGAAGCAGCAATGGCACTGGGGCCATCCCTAATGACAGTATTCATTGTATTTGGTGGCTATTATGTAAATGCGGATAATACACCAATAATTTTCCGCTGGATTCCTCGTTTTTCACTTATCAGATG GGCATTTCAGGGACTTTGCATCAATGAATTTAGTGGCCTTAAGTTTGACCATGAGCATTCCTTTGACATACAGACTGGAGAACAG GCACTTGAAAGGCTGTCATTTGGAGGGAGTCGCATTCGGGATACAGTCATAGCTCAAAGCAGAATACTGCTGTTTTGGTATTACACCACTTATGTACTCCTTAAGAAGAACAAACCCAGGTACCAGCAGCTCGAGTACCAACCTCTTCACCAATCTTCACCACAGCTTGAAGACTTTGGCCTTGAAAATACTAAGGAAAATCTGCAACAGGAGCCGTCTCTGTCCGATGAAGTTGAACTAAATCAGCAGTTTGAATCACCGGCTGTTGACCAAATCCGTCCCTTTATCCTAGAAG GTGCTAATTAG